In the genome of Campylobacter concisus, one region contains:
- a CDS encoding superoxide dismutase family protein: MKKIVLLSAVLGTLLFAHEGHHFDAKAGEHLVIPVNELSEKGDKSVGEVAAVKTNYGVAFFPNLKGLTAGLHGFHIHENADCGATEKGLGMKAGSHWDPAGTKMHSFAWDDKGHKGDLPALYVDAEGNANYPVLAPKIKSLDELKGHSLMVHVGGDNHSDNPKALGGGGARMLCGVIK; the protein is encoded by the coding sequence ATGAAAAAAATCGTTTTACTAAGTGCAGTTTTAGGAACTTTACTTTTTGCTCACGAAGGTCATCACTTTGATGCGAAAGCTGGAGAGCATCTAGTTATACCTGTTAATGAGCTAAGCGAGAAGGGCGATAAGAGTGTCGGCGAAGTAGCAGCTGTTAAGACAAACTACGGCGTTGCATTTTTTCCAAATTTAAAAGGACTTACTGCAGGACTACACGGCTTTCACATCCATGAAAATGCTGACTGTGGTGCGACTGAAAAAGGCCTTGGTATGAAAGCAGGTAGTCACTGGGATCCAGCTGGCACAAAAATGCACTCTTTTGCATGGGACGATAAGGGTCACAAAGGTGATTTGCCAGCACTTTACGTAGATGCTGAGGGCAATGCGAACTATCCAGTGCTAGCCCCAAAGATAAAAAGTCTTGACGAGCTAAAAGGTCACTCACTAATGGTTCATGTTGGTGGTGATAATCATAGCGACAACCCAAAAGCACTTGGCGGTGGCGGTGCTAGAATGCTTTGTGGCGTTATTAAGTAA
- a CDS encoding TIGR02757 family protein: MSELKSLLDSHVLSKNTNLGLFEAPDPLQVATKFKEPNAALICALFAYGNAKMIVKFLNSLEFRLLDESEQNIKKNLSNFKYRFQNENDVREIFITLSRLKKEGDIEKILRQGLAKNGEMIDGVNELIKFIYKLNSYRSDGYEFFFGKSFEREPQSPYKRYNMYLRWMVRDSDIDLGLFKNLPKDKLLIPLDVHTHRVSLNLGLINRKSYDYKAVMELTKKLREFDELDPIKYDFALYRIGQSKELETIIKNLNQ; the protein is encoded by the coding sequence ATGAGTGAGCTAAAGAGCCTTTTAGACTCGCACGTACTTAGCAAAAATACAAATTTGGGGCTGTTTGAAGCCCCAGATCCACTTCAAGTAGCCACTAAATTTAAAGAGCCAAACGCTGCACTCATTTGTGCGTTATTTGCCTATGGCAATGCAAAAATGATAGTGAAATTTCTAAATTCGCTTGAATTTAGACTGCTTGATGAGAGTGAGCAAAATATCAAGAAAAATCTGTCAAATTTCAAATACCGCTTTCAAAATGAAAACGACGTAAGAGAAATTTTTATCACTCTCTCACGCCTTAAAAAAGAGGGTGACATAGAGAAAATTTTACGCCAAGGTCTAGCAAAAAATGGCGAAATGATAGATGGCGTAAATGAGCTTATTAAATTTATATATAAGCTAAATTCTTACCGCTCTGACGGATATGAGTTTTTCTTTGGTAAGAGTTTTGAGAGGGAGCCACAAAGCCCATATAAACGCTACAATATGTATCTTCGCTGGATGGTGCGAGATAGCGACATCGACCTTGGATTATTTAAAAATTTGCCAAAAGATAAGCTTTTGATACCGCTTGATGTTCATACACATAGAGTTTCTTTAAATTTAGGACTTATAAACAGAAAGAGCTATGATTACAAAGCGGTCATGGAGCTTACAAAAAAACTTAGAGAATTTGACGAGCTAGACCCGATAAAATACGACTTTGCGCTTTACAGGATAGGGCAGAGCAAAGAGTTAGAAACTATCATAAAAAATCTTAATCAATAA
- the flgK gene encoding flagellar hook-associated protein FlgK translates to MANIFMSLGTGVSGLNAAQLQISTTGNNIANADSNYYTRQRVVQSASPAMNTVPGGVGTGTQVDTITRLHDEFAYSRLKYSSSNLENTAYKQRILQEATKYFPDLKDNGMVKDIQEYFSAWNNFASNPNAGAQKVNLINKASVLTASINRSSKMLYDMHEKIDETIKINIKEINSLGRQIANINKQIQRIESGADAGIKINANDLRDKRDELELAMSKLVNTAVYKSDLKSNSRVDTGITDQGKYYNLNIGGVSIVDGVNFHEISMSSTESGRYTKIYYEREDGRRIPMEEKITGGKIGAALDLRGRNYEPDNDKFSDGTIQKYIDNLNTFSKTLITSTNNIYAESAVEISNSDPISYLEDDKTLMNHDNSIRNGSFEAIVYDNKGNVVARKTINVNGTTTMNDTRYGNSIVKDFNSNSDDNKDNNMLNDVDDFFEASYFYDKNTKKGIFSLIPKQAQGLYSISIVDHGTNFPGAVGINRFFSGTDSNSIGINQNFTQDHTKLRAYSKPVIGNNEVANKMIQLQYQKQTFYSSGIALDRDETIEGYYRYLTTDIASDTEANNTIHDTNTSLQKTAEEEFQSTSGVDTNEELTNLIRFQASYGAAAKIITTVDQMLDTLLSLKQ, encoded by the coding sequence ATGGCTAATATTTTTATGTCATTAGGCACGGGTGTTTCGGGACTAAATGCAGCCCAGCTTCAAATAAGTACAACCGGAAATAATATAGCAAACGCCGATAGCAACTACTATACAAGACAACGTGTTGTCCAGTCTGCATCTCCAGCGATGAATACAGTCCCTGGCGGAGTTGGTACAGGCACACAAGTAGATACTATAACAAGACTTCATGATGAGTTTGCCTACTCAAGATTAAAATACTCATCATCAAATTTAGAAAATACAGCCTATAAACAAAGAATTTTGCAAGAAGCTACAAAATATTTTCCTGATCTAAAAGATAATGGAATGGTGAAAGATATTCAGGAGTATTTTTCCGCATGGAATAACTTTGCTTCAAATCCTAATGCTGGTGCTCAGAAAGTCAATTTGATAAATAAAGCAAGTGTATTGACTGCAAGTATTAACCGCTCGTCAAAGATGCTTTATGATATGCATGAAAAGATTGATGAAACGATAAAAATAAATATAAAAGAGATAAATTCGCTAGGCAGGCAAATAGCAAATATTAATAAGCAAATCCAAAGAATAGAATCAGGTGCGGACGCTGGTATAAAAATAAATGCAAATGATCTTCGTGATAAACGTGATGAGCTTGAGCTTGCTATGTCAAAGCTGGTAAATACAGCAGTTTATAAAAGCGATCTAAAGAGCAATTCTAGGGTAGATACAGGAATAACAGATCAAGGAAAATACTACAATCTAAACATTGGTGGCGTAAGTATCGTTGATGGTGTAAATTTTCATGAAATTTCTATGAGTTCAACCGAAAGTGGAAGATATACAAAAATTTATTATGAAAGAGAAGATGGCAGAAGAATCCCAATGGAGGAAAAGATTACAGGTGGTAAAATTGGAGCTGCACTTGATCTTAGGGGCCGAAACTACGAGCCAGATAATGATAAATTTAGCGACGGAACGATCCAAAAATACATTGATAATTTAAATACATTTAGTAAAACCTTGATAACAAGTACAAATAATATCTATGCCGAATCCGCAGTTGAAATTTCTAACTCAGATCCGATAAGTTATTTAGAAGATGATAAAACTCTTATGAATCATGATAATAGTATAAGAAACGGAAGTTTTGAAGCTATTGTTTATGATAACAAAGGCAATGTTGTGGCCAGAAAAACTATAAATGTAAATGGCACGACGACGATGAACGATACAAGATATGGCAACTCTATCGTCAAAGACTTTAACTCAAACTCAGATGACAATAAAGACAATAATATGCTAAATGACGTTGATGACTTTTTTGAGGCGTCATATTTTTATGATAAAAATACTAAAAAAGGCATATTTTCTCTCATTCCAAAACAAGCTCAAGGGCTTTATAGCATATCAATAGTCGATCACGGTACAAATTTCCCAGGCGCTGTTGGCATAAATAGATTTTTTTCAGGTACTGACTCAAATAGTATCGGCATAAATCAAAATTTTACCCAAGACCACACAAAGCTTCGTGCCTACTCAAAGCCAGTTATCGGAAATAATGAAGTTGCAAATAAAATGATCCAGCTTCAGTATCAAAAGCAGACCTTTTACTCAAGTGGCATAGCGCTTGATAGAGATGAGACGATCGAGGGATATTACCGCTATCTTACGACTGACATAGCGAGTGATACAGAGGCGAATAATACGATCCACGATACAAATACGTCTTTGCAAAAGACAGCTGAAGAGGAATTTCAATCAACAAGTGGCGTAGACACCAATGAAGAGCTTACAAATTTGATCCGCTTTCAAGCAAGTTACGGCGCAGCAGCAAAGATCATCACAACCGTTGATCAAATGCTTGACACGCTTCTTTCACTAAAGCAATGA
- the flgN gene encoding flagellar export chaperone FlgN: protein MIKKLLDEAIGELDELINLTIQDIANIKEAKHSSVDESVKKKNALVRAFEDTKRALDKELLKVSKESGTTTLASVLDDEVKSKLVLMRSKLENLHKVNKEYARHVVAVKEFFDSLNEKIFGTKTSEYGQDGNSIDNNFYKSRV from the coding sequence ATGATAAAAAAGCTTTTGGACGAGGCTATAGGCGAGCTTGATGAGCTTATAAATTTAACCATACAAGATATCGCAAATATAAAAGAGGCTAAGCACTCAAGTGTTGATGAGAGTGTAAAGAAAAAAAATGCCTTAGTTCGTGCATTTGAAGATACGAAAAGAGCACTAGATAAAGAGCTTTTAAAGGTATCAAAAGAGAGCGGTACGACTACACTTGCTAGTGTTTTAGACGATGAAGTGAAGTCAAAGCTTGTACTTATGCGTTCAAAGCTTGAAAATTTACATAAAGTTAATAAAGAATATGCAAGGCATGTCGTTGCTGTTAAAGAATTTTTTGACTCACTTAATGAAAAAATTTTTGGCACTAAAACAAGTGAATACGGCCAAGATGGAAACAGCATAGATAATAATTTTTATAAATCAAGGGTTTAA
- a CDS encoding flagellar biosynthesis anti-sigma factor FlgM — MIRPLNQRPNFQANTLNKNSDAKVETQSKEVRTNENAKLKEIADAIANGTYQVDISKTARAVADALL, encoded by the coding sequence ATGATAAGGCCTTTGAACCAAAGACCAAATTTTCAGGCAAATACGCTAAATAAAAATAGCGATGCCAAGGTCGAAACTCAGAGTAAAGAAGTAAGAACAAACGAAAACGCAAAGCTAAAAGAGATAGCTGATGCCATAGCAAATGGTACTTATCAGGTTGATATCTCAAAAACGGCTAGGGCTGTGGCTGATGCGTTGCTGTAA